In the genome of Fusarium graminearum PH-1 chromosome 2, whole genome shotgun sequence, the window GCTGAATTTCCAACATATTACGTGCCAGGCTAGACGCCTTATTAACTTGTTGACAGAAGTCGTCGCAAAAGTCTGTTGGCTGCAGTATCAACGTTATTACCTTGCCTTCTCTTGTCCCAGCCCAACCCATCAACCGGGACCCTGGCATTTGCATCTGGGCCCCTCCTTGCTTCCATCAGTTGGCAGCTGGCTATTTCTCTTCGGTCTTCTGCATTCTTGATCCAAACATTTTATCTCGTTAGATAGCACACAAGTGTTTGTCCTTCATCATCCAGCATCTACCGTGGCTCATCCGGATCCCCATCTCCCCGTCATAAGCCATTACTCCGTCAACCAGGTTACCTACTACAACTTGCTAGCTCGGCCTGGAACCAGCCCGCCGATACTTGTTTGATCCTGGCCATATTGTGCTGCCGCACCAAGTAATACCTACCGTATTCAGCTTCTAGTTATTTTGACTCATTCGACATCTAGGGAAATTAATTTGAGAGCCTTTGGTACCAGTCTTCATTGATAcgcaagggaaagaagaggaaaagaagaaaacagagACAAACCCTCTTTGCGACGCCCGCCGATCGAACACTTACAAGCACCCCTCTTCCCCCCCACTCCAACTTCGATATCTTACCGATACCTAAAGAAATTAGACGCTCGTCGCATCCTACAACCATAAATTACGACAGCTAAACGAATTCACGACGCAAACCATTGACGAATCGGCAATTCGAGCGCCATCTATATCCCGATCTCGTTTTACTATATAAACCTGCACAGTCGCGCGCCCTCAGGAAGACCGAACGAACCCAACACAATGAACGGCGCACAATCCCCAGATGCACAGAAGGCTTTGAATGCCAACAGCAACGGAtcaaacagcaacaataGCAGCCTGGCGGCtaagaagcgcaagaaggatCTAAAGCctatcatcaccatggaaGATACAAGCCAGACGGATGGGTATGTGTAAGAGTGTttccttgttcatcttgCTACTTATCGTTTATCTTCCATTCTCACTATTCCTAAATCACCTCCGCTACTTTTCATCTCGTCGTGCTTCTGGCAAACTCCCTATTGGCCTTGAGATTCCACGGTCGCGCATTGTTCTGCTCGTCGCATTAAGAGTGCTCGAACATAGACTATGTGGTATATTCAAGTAATTTGTACGCTGGCCTTTTGTACGAGCTACGACGTCACCAGCATATTTTGGTGCGCACTGGTACCTGTCGATTGTCCATCCACACAGAATACGTGATTCTGCTACGGACGTAAAACTAGGTTCTCGACTTGCTTATGTCTCGCGAGTGGCGAGGACGATGGCGGTtccaacaaaacaaacatgATCCTATTCAGGTGTTCAAGAAACACCCAGCAAAACATGGCGTGGCATCCTGTATCACCTCACAGAGAAGAGCAGTGAAGCAGGTTCAAACAAGTGTGGATATTGCTCACGGCGGCATTGTTCCCTCTGctctgagtctgagtcttTGGAGGACTGTGGGCTTGGGCCTTGATAGGACGACACGACCCCATAAATATTGGGCACTCACCAACCTTGAATCCGTCGATCGATCACTGGGTCCTCTGTACCTGATCTCTGCCTGCCCTGTTTGCCTTGATAGAGGTGCACTTGGTCATTCGCCGACTGCATCTTTCGAGGTGCCTGGGATTGCTCTTGGCTAATGACAACGGAGAAAGATGGGAATGTGATGGCTATAGTGGTTGTCGCTATGGTTGTCTGATTTACTGCCACCTGACTTAGTTGTCTGCCCTTCTGCCATGACTGCGCATTCAGCATTCACACTCCCTGTCCTTCAGAAGGTTCTTGGCGAGCTGGACATTTTGGACTTGAGCTTCCAAAGACCCTTTATTCGCCGGGCGGGACGCTCCGCGTTGCGCCGCGTGCCAGCCATCCCATGGTCTCTGGCAAGGCCCTAGAAAACTGAAAGCCAAGCGAATGCAGATCCGCAAAGACGCTGAGCCCAGAGTCAAAGAATCAaaaccaaagacaaggagcACGCCCCCGACCTCTGGTTAATCTCCAGCAAATCTCCCTCGTCTTGGCCTGGCCTGTCTTTATATATTATTTCCCCCttcctttgtttctttctcctgCTGGTCCTTGCCACAGCTTGCAGACCTCGACCGCTATCGTCACTTAACATACgccttgtcatcatcgtcatttTCACAAGAATCCTTGTTcactttctcttcttttcctaTTCCCCGCCCATCGTCCGCCACACCACTCACCAGCGTATCTGTTGCGCACTCTTGCCTCAATTATAAACATTCTCGCTGCCCAATTGACTCGGTCGTCCTCCTGAAGCCAAGGAGTATAACAGAgtgcaaagaagaagaaccagcgCCCGACTTATTTATTACCAGCGCAAGCTGCGTCATGTAAAGACACCATGAGCAGCTTTCTCAAATCAAGGTTGCACTTCCCTACCCCGTTGACTCTTTTCTATTACATGCTGGCGCCCAGGATCGGGGCTCTGGACTGCCAGCAGTCCAGAGTCTGGGGTTCGACGCGCTCATTATATGAATGCATTGCGCCAGCACGTCTTGACTCGTTGCTACCTTATCTTGGATGATGTTTTGATGCTTCCCCGCCATTTCACCACTCCCAAGCCCAATCCGGCAAAGGTCCCCCACCACGCGCAAGGCCATCAGCGCTTTCGCCGCCGTCGCTCTCCCACCAAATCTTGCGACCGTGGTTGTTTGATCCGATTACATTGGCTCCGCCATTATTTtctgtcatcatcaaaaccTTGCCTTCGTGCGCTGATTTTTGCCGCATATCAAGATACATTCTGAGCCATCACTGACCTCCTTCCTCCTATTCTAGATCCCACCAACTCTCGGCCATGGCCCACTCCccctcatcctcgtccgTCGAAGACGCCGCCGAAAACACTGCAGACGAGGAAGATTCTGAAGACTACTGCAAAGGTGGTTACCACCCAGTACAGGTTGGAGAGAAGTTCAAAGACGGAAAATACACGGTCGTTCGCAAGCTAGGATGGGGTCATTTCTCAACCGTCTGGCTTTCCCGAGACAATACCAACGGCAAGCATGTTGCCCTCAAGGTCGTCCGCTCCGCCGCCCACTACACCGAGACCGCCATCGATGAGATTAAGCTTCTCAATAAGATTGTTCAGGCCAAGCCCGATCACCCAGGTCGCAAGCACGTTGTCAGTCTTTTGGATTCGTTTGAGCACAAGGGACCTCATGGCACCCACGTGTGTATGGTCTTCGAGGTCCTAGGAGAGAACTTGCTCGGCCTCATCAAGCGTTGGAATCATCGTGGTATTCCCATGCCCCTCGTAAAACAAATCACAAAACAGGTGCTTCTCGGTCTCGACTACCTCCATCGCGAATGCGGTATCATTCACACCGATCTCAAACCAGAAAACGTTCTCATCGAGATTGGAGACGTTGAGCAGATTGTTAAGCGCGTCGTTAAGCccgaagctgctgagaaagagaacaatCGTAACGGACGGCGACGTCGGAGGACTCTCATCACTGGCAGTCAACCACTCCCATCTCCCCTCAACACTAGCTTCAATCAATCCAACCTTTTCCCCTCACCGACCCCCCACTCCAGtcttgctggtgttttgAATGATGGT includes:
- a CDS encoding kinase dsk1, with the translated sequence MAHSPSSSSVEDAAENTADEEDSEDYCKGGYHPVQVGEKFKDGKYTVVRKLGWGHFSTVWLSRDNTNGKHVALKVVRSAAHYTETAIDEIKLLNKIVQAKPDHPGRKHVVSLLDSFEHKGPHGTHVCMVFEVLGENLLGLIKRWNHRGIPMPLVKQITKQVLLGLDYLHRECGIIHTDLKPENVLIEIGDVEQIVKRVVKPEAAEKENNRNGRRRRRTLITGSQPLPSPLNTSFNQSNLFPSPTPHSSLAGVLNDGKSSNEASPKPSDDAQKQREKSADLLSREVSGISLDKSNSPSTAAGDKRKAEDAHAFDVISVKIADLGNACWVNHHFTNDIQTRQYRSPEVILGSKWGASTDVWSMAAMVFELITGDYLFDPQSGTKYGKDDDHIAQIIELLGPFPKSLCLSGKWSQEIFNRKGELRNIHRLRHWALTDVLREKYHFKEEEAKRIADFLTPMLELVPDKRANAGGMAGHNWLEDTPGMKGLKIEGLEVGGRGEGIDGWSTEVRKR